The stretch of DNA TCGGCATCACCAGCCTCGGCGGCGAGAACATAGCCCGCGGGCAGGCCGACGCGGAGGCGGTGATGGACGCCTGGATGAACAGCCCCGGCCACCGCGCCAACATACTGAACTGCGACTTCAAGACCCTGGGCGTCGGCGTGCACTTCGGCTCCGGCGGTCCGTGGTGGACACAGGACTTCGGGTACTGAGACAACCGCAGGCCGGACGGCACAGGAATCGCTTGGTGGTGCCTCGGCCTGTCTCGTCGTGGGGGGAGCGGTGGCGCGGGGATCCGCCTCGCCGAGTTGATCACGGAGGGGGACCGCCACGTCGCCATGATCGAGTGGCACCGGCGGGGCCTGCCCGGCGGATCGTCGGGGGCACTGACTCCTGGTTAGCGCCCTCTGATGGTGAGCGATGTGCGCGAGTACGCTTGGGTCATGAGCACCCCGCAGACCCAGGACGACCTCCCTTACAGCGTGTTCGCCAGGGCCTGCCCTTCGCGCGGGACGCTGGAGCACGTCACGGGGCGCTGGGGCGGGCTCGCGCTGGGCGCCCTGTACGAGGGCTCGCTCCGCTTCAACGAGCTGCGCCGCCGTGTCGACGGCGTGAGCGAGAAGATGCTGTCCCAGACCCTCCAGGCGCTGGAGCGGGACGGCCTGGTGCATCGCGAGGCCCAGCCGACCAATCCGCCCCGGGTGGACTACGAGCTCACGGCGCTGGGCCGCGAGGTCGCCGAGCGACTGCTGTCCCTCATCCACTGCGTGGAGGGGCGCATGGGTGACGTGCTGGCGGCACGCGAGCGTTACGACGCCACGCGCGGCGCCCGCTGACACTTCGGGCAGTAGTAGCTGGAGCGGTTCATCCACGGGCGGCGACGCAGCGGGGTGGCGCAGCGGCGGCAGGGCAGGCCCTCGCGGCCGTAGGCGTCCAGGGAGCGGTCGAAGTAGCCGGACTCCCCGTTGACGTTGACGTAGAGGCTGTCGAAGCTGGTGCCGCCGACGGCGAGGGCCTCGTTCATC from Streptomyces sp. 6-11-2 encodes:
- a CDS encoding helix-turn-helix domain-containing protein, producing MSTPQTQDDLPYSVFARACPSRGTLEHVTGRWGGLALGALYEGSLRFNELRRRVDGVSEKMLSQTLQALERDGLVHREAQPTNPPRVDYELTALGREVAERLLSLIHCVEGRMGDVLAARERYDATRGAR